A window of Campylobacter pinnipediorum subsp. pinnipediorum contains these coding sequences:
- a CDS encoding HAL/PAL/TAL family ammonia-lyase, whose protein sequence is MRSFRFLSLAAVLALGLNAQSILLNGNSVTPKDIVLISNGAKVEIGKDALTKVNKAHDVLLEAAKDGQKIYGLTVGVGLNKDKKFVDAKGNLDKEVIDASTKFNIGLIHAHCGGVGEDMPLKTARAVLATRLNNMLYAGAGVQSDVVNLYKEFLNKDIIPVMPSKGSMGEADITILGHVGLAMLGEGDVYYKGKKMPASEALKKAGLKKLSPFGKDSLSILSSNAYSAALASIAVEDLKHTLELSKLVFALSLEAFNGNVAPFTKEASELRAFPDFISTTKEIREILKDSYLWDQDNERALQDPLSYRDASYFFATLKGTINTLENLMKIQLNTSDDNPGISLSMNPETDKFQETKLFTKNGAVVPTSNFEPIMWVVEFEKASIVLAHNSKASALRTIKLSNDGFTHLSRFLGTDKTVHAFGAMQKPFVALAGENEYLANPISLDYTPVAGEIEDVATNAPFVVQKLQKQINNYYHILGMELMHAAQAIDLRKQKNPDLKLSKQTEKLYNEYRKVVKFMDIDRPLTDDFRNSAKFLKEYK, encoded by the coding sequence ATGAGAAGTTTTAGATTTTTATCTTTAGCTGCTGTTTTAGCACTTGGTTTAAACGCTCAAAGTATATTGCTTAATGGCAACAGTGTAACACCAAAAGATATAGTTTTGATATCAAATGGTGCAAAAGTTGAGATTGGCAAAGACGCTTTAACTAAAGTAAATAAAGCACATGATGTTTTATTAGAGGCTGCAAAAGATGGTCAGAAAATTTATGGCTTAACCGTAGGTGTTGGCCTAAATAAAGATAAGAAATTTGTTGATGCAAAGGGAAATTTAGATAAAGAAGTTATAGATGCTTCTACTAAATTTAACATAGGACTAATTCATGCACACTGTGGTGGTGTTGGTGAAGATATGCCATTAAAAACAGCGCGGGCTGTTCTTGCTACAAGACTAAATAATATGCTTTATGCTGGTGCTGGAGTTCAGAGTGATGTTGTAAATTTATATAAGGAATTTTTAAATAAAGACATAATTCCAGTAATGCCTAGCAAAGGTTCTATGGGGGAAGCTGATATTACTATTTTAGGGCATGTTGGGCTTGCTATGCTTGGTGAAGGAGATGTTTATTATAAAGGCAAAAAAATGCCAGCTAGCGAGGCTTTAAAAAAAGCTGGCTTGAAAAAATTATCACCTTTTGGAAAAGATAGTCTTAGTATATTAAGCTCAAATGCTTACTCTGCTGCACTTGCTTCAATAGCGGTTGAGGATTTAAAGCATACATTGGAACTTTCTAAACTTGTATTTGCTTTAAGTTTGGAAGCGTTTAATGGTAATGTTGCTCCTTTTACAAAAGAAGCTTCAGAACTTAGAGCTTTTCCTGACTTTATATCTACAACAAAAGAGATAAGAGAAATTTTAAAAGATAGCTATTTGTGGGATCAAGATAATGAGAGAGCTTTACAAGATCCACTAAGCTATAGAGATGCTTCATACTTTTTTGCAACTCTTAAAGGCACTATAAACACACTTGAAAATTTAATGAAGATTCAATTAAATACATCAGATGATAATCCTGGAATTTCTCTTTCAATGAATCCAGAAACTGATAAATTCCAAGAGACTAAGCTATTTACTAAAAATGGTGCAGTTGTTCCAACTTCAAATTTTGAACCAATTATGTGGGTAGTTGAGTTTGAAAAAGCTTCTATTGTATTGGCTCATAATTCAAAAGCAAGTGCTTTAAGAACTATTAAACTTTCAAATGATGGTTTTACTCATCTTAGTAGATTTTTGGGTACAGATAAGACAGTCCATGCCTTTGGTGCTATGCAAAAACCTTTTGTAGCTTTAGCTGGAGAGAATGAATATCTAGCAAATCCTATTTCACTGGATTATACACCTGTTGCGGGAGAGATAGAAGATGTTGCTACAAATGCACCTTTTGTTGTTCAAAAACTTCAAAAACAGATAAATAATTATTATCATATTTTAGGTATGGAGCTTATGCATGCAGCTCAAGCAATTGACCTTAGAAAACAAAAAAATCCAGATTTAAAACTATCTAAACAAACAGAAAAGTTATATAACGAATATAGAAAAGTTGTTAAATTTATGGATATAGATAGACCTTTAACTGATGATTTTAGAAACTCAGCTAAATTTTTAAAAGAATATAAATAA
- the metK gene encoding methionine adenosyltransferase, which translates to MYLFTSEVVSPGHPDKCADIIADSIVDKILMADSNGRVASEVFVAGKNIVIGGEINSRLKLEQKDYENIVKDALLNIGYKGLPYFTKEQCLHPDDINVSVHINQQSSDINQGVDQKDGEIGAGDQGIMFGFASCEADEYMPAAITYARMLCDKVYKFAKENPNKLGVDIKTQVSVDYGTKDNFENCKPQSIHTIVVSAPCVESMGINELRELIQTLIDDSGLPTNLYDKQKTIIYINPTGRYVNHSSLHDSGLTGRKLIVDSFGGYAPIGGGAQSSKDYTKVDRSGLYAARYIAKNIVAAGLAKKCIVQLSYAIGVAKPTSVSVDTMGTNVASVDDDKLSNFVMDNFSLTPKWIINKFGLDKPSDDTFLYAKVAAFGQVGNSKYPWEQLDSVELFKTLI; encoded by the coding sequence ATGTATCTTTTTACTTCAGAGGTTGTTAGCCCAGGACATCCAGATAAATGCGCAGATATAATAGCAGATAGTATAGTTGATAAAATTTTAATGGCTGATTCTAATGGTCGTGTAGCTAGTGAAGTTTTTGTAGCGGGAAAAAATATAGTTATAGGTGGAGAGATAAACTCAAGGTTAAAATTAGAGCAAAAAGATTATGAAAATATCGTAAAAGATGCTCTTTTAAATATAGGCTATAAAGGACTACCTTATTTTACAAAAGAACAGTGTTTGCATCCTGATGATATTAATGTAAGTGTGCATATAAATCAACAAAGTTCTGATATAAATCAAGGTGTTGATCAAAAAGATGGTGAGATAGGAGCTGGAGATCAAGGTATTATGTTTGGCTTTGCAAGTTGTGAAGCCGATGAGTATATGCCGGCTGCAATAACTTATGCAAGAATGCTTTGCGATAAAGTATATAAATTTGCAAAAGAAAACCCTAATAAATTAGGTGTTGATATCAAAACTCAGGTTAGCGTTGATTATGGCACTAAGGATAATTTTGAAAATTGTAAGCCACAAAGCATACATACAATAGTTGTTTCAGCTCCTTGTGTTGAAAGTATGGGCATAAATGAGTTAAGAGAGCTTATTCAGACTTTGATAGATGATTCTGGTTTGCCAACTAATCTTTATGATAAGCAAAAGACTATTATTTATATAAATCCTACAGGTAGATATGTAAATCATAGCTCATTGCACGATAGTGGTTTAACGGGTAGAAAGCTTATAGTTGATAGCTTTGGTGGATATGCTCCAATAGGTGGTGGAGCTCAAAGCTCTAAGGACTATACTAAGGTTGATAGAAGTGGTCTTTATGCTGCAAGATATATAGCAAAAAATATAGTAGCTGCCGGACTTGCAAAAAAATGTATAGTTCAGTTAAGCTATGCGATAGGTGTCGCAAAGCCAACATCTGTTAGTGTTGATACTATGGGGACAAATGTAGCATCTGTTGATGACGATAAACTTTCAAATTTTGTTATGGATAATTTCTCTCTTACTCCAAAATGGATAATAAATAAATTTGGTTTAGATAAGCCAAGTGATGATACATTTTTGTATGCAAAAGTTGCTGCTTTTGGTCAAGTAGGTAACTCAAAATATCCTTGGGAACAACTAGATAGCGTTGAACTATTTAAAACCTTAATATAA
- a CDS encoding RrF2 family transcriptional regulator: MLFTKASEYALLSLIFLSQKTQPIDVDTMSNELQISKSFLAKILQSLAKDKILNSFKGANGGFSLNINPSELTIKKIIECVEKRPTTVFECSNSIDDCPSNQATSCQIWTTLNSLQIKIDNMLDNITLQDITTK; this comes from the coding sequence GTGCTTTTTACCAAAGCTAGCGAATATGCCCTGCTCTCTTTGATATTTTTATCACAAAAAACGCAACCAATAGATGTTGATACAATGTCAAATGAGTTGCAAATTTCAAAGAGTTTTTTGGCAAAAATTTTACAAAGCCTTGCAAAAGATAAAATTTTAAATTCATTCAAAGGCGCAAACGGAGGATTTTCTTTAAACATAAATCCATCTGAACTTACAATAAAAAAAATAATAGAATGTGTGGAAAAACGCCCTACGACAGTTTTTGAATGTTCAAATTCTATAGATGACTGCCCTAGCAATCAAGCGACAAGCTGTCAAATATGGACAACACTAAATTCTTTACAAATAAAAATAGACAACATGCTTGATAATATAACCTTACAAGATATAACAACAAAGTAA
- the flhA gene encoding flagellar biosynthesis protein FlhA produces the protein MAKNKILVLVAPFLAPIIKFKSLSIVGLIVAILAIIIVPLPSGVLDFFLALSISISVLIILISIYVPKPTDLSTFPTLILIITLFRLSLNIATTRMILSKGHNGPEAVSDIISSFGAFVVGGNYVIGIIVFCILVLINFMVVTKGSTRVSEVQARFTLDAMPGKQMAIDADLNAGLIDEKTARERRQAIISEANFYGAMDGSSKFIKGDAVAGIIITIINIIGGFAIGSFQFDLDMATSAQNYTILTIGDGLVGQIPALITSTATAIIITRASKDDDNFAEGTLNQLLGDYKTLFIVGFILFIFALVPGLPTFSLGFISFLFLGLGYMVKQAQDGNLIMPTTTMSESKSKPDDPNSPTAQNQTKPIKKSEEEIAREEENKINDILKLEILELDLGYGLLKLADVDLIERIRAMRRNIATQLGFLMPKIRIRDNLQLPPNEYRFKLKGVIIGQGEIYADKFLAMDSGLVSEDIEGIPTKEPAFGLDALWIDTNIKEDAILSGYTIVDPASVISTHMSELIKQNSAELLTRQETQILLDKLKNDYPVIVDDTLKIASIGLIQKVLKALLKDNIPIKDMLSILEAISDIAEVSKNLDIIIEHVRSSLSRIITSIYKNENGELNFYILETSVQQKLMEAVQYKDGNYHLMINVAQTSAIVQALRNEKQKRPISQSGPMILCVEPSLRKFIADICSNFSIDIVILSFAEISPNTPFETVGVIEIQNL, from the coding sequence ATGGCAAAAAATAAAATTTTAGTTCTTGTAGCTCCATTTTTAGCGCCCATAATAAAATTTAAAAGCTTAAGTATAGTGGGTCTTATTGTTGCTATTTTAGCAATAATAATAGTTCCGTTACCAAGCGGAGTTCTTGATTTTTTTTTGGCTCTTTCTATCTCTATATCTGTTTTAATAATACTTATTTCAATCTACGTCCCAAAACCAACAGACCTTAGCACTTTTCCAACTCTAATACTTATAATAACACTATTTAGACTATCTTTAAATATAGCAACAACACGTATGATACTAAGCAAAGGACACAATGGACCTGAGGCTGTAAGTGATATCATATCTAGCTTTGGTGCGTTTGTTGTTGGCGGAAATTATGTGATAGGAATTATAGTTTTTTGTATCTTGGTTCTTATAAATTTTATGGTTGTAACCAAGGGCTCTACTCGTGTTTCAGAGGTTCAAGCTCGTTTTACACTAGATGCTATGCCGGGTAAACAAATGGCAATAGATGCTGATTTAAATGCTGGATTGATAGATGAAAAAACGGCAAGAGAGAGAAGACAAGCTATCATCAGCGAAGCAAACTTTTATGGAGCAATGGATGGTTCATCTAAGTTTATAAAAGGCGATGCGGTAGCCGGTATTATCATAACAATAATAAACATAATAGGTGGCTTTGCTATAGGCTCTTTTCAGTTTGATTTAGATATGGCAACATCAGCACAAAACTACACTATATTAACGATAGGTGATGGCTTGGTCGGTCAAATACCAGCACTAATAACATCAACAGCAACAGCTATCATAATAACAAGAGCAAGTAAAGATGATGATAACTTTGCAGAAGGAACATTAAACCAACTACTTGGAGATTATAAGACACTTTTTATAGTTGGATTCATACTATTTATTTTTGCTTTAGTTCCCGGTCTTCCTACTTTTTCACTTGGATTTATATCATTTTTGTTTTTAGGTCTTGGATATATGGTAAAACAAGCTCAAGATGGCAATCTAATAATGCCAACCACTACTATGAGTGAATCAAAAAGCAAACCAGATGATCCAAACTCACCAACAGCACAAAACCAGACAAAGCCCATAAAAAAAAGCGAAGAAGAGATAGCAAGAGAAGAAGAAAATAAAATAAATGACATTTTAAAACTTGAAATTTTAGAGCTGGATTTGGGATATGGGTTATTAAAACTAGCCGATGTTGACCTTATAGAAAGAATCAGAGCTATGCGTAGAAACATAGCAACTCAGCTTGGATTTTTAATGCCAAAAATAAGAATAAGAGACAATCTTCAACTACCGCCAAATGAGTATAGATTTAAATTAAAAGGTGTTATTATAGGCCAAGGAGAAATTTATGCTGATAAATTTCTTGCTATGGATAGCGGTCTAGTAAGCGAAGATATAGAAGGAATTCCGACAAAAGAACCAGCCTTTGGGCTAGATGCACTTTGGATAGACACAAACATAAAAGAAGATGCGATACTAAGTGGTTATACGATAGTTGATCCAGCAAGTGTTATATCAACGCATATGAGCGAACTAATCAAACAAAACTCAGCCGAACTTCTAACAAGACAAGAAACACAAATCCTGCTAGACAAACTCAAAAATGACTATCCGGTTATAGTAGATGATACACTTAAAATAGCAAGTATAGGTCTAATACAAAAAGTTCTTAAAGCACTATTAAAAGATAATATACCTATAAAAGATATGCTAAGTATATTAGAAGCTATAAGTGATATAGCCGAAGTAAGCAAAAATCTAGACATCATAATAGAGCATGTTAGATCATCTCTATCAAGAATAATAACATCAATTTATAAAAATGAAAATGGCGAATTAAATTTTTATATCCTTGAAACATCTGTTCAACAAAAACTTATGGAAGCAGTTCAATACAAAGATGGCAACTATCATCTTATGATAAATGTTGCGCAAACATCAGCTATAGTTCAAGCACTAAGAAACGAAAAACAAAAAAGACCAATAAGTCAAAGTGGTCCGATGATACTCTGTGTTGAGCCTAGTTTAAGAAAATTCATAGCTGATATTTGTTCTAATTTTAGTATAGACATAGTCATATTAAGCTTTGCGGAAATTTCGCCAAATACACCATTTGAAACAGTTGGTGTTATAGAAATACAAAATTTATAA
- a CDS encoding DHH family phosphoesterase, whose translation MKFFHLSHTDLDGYGAQFITKYYFKDVIYSNSNYGREIDDKFNTILSKLTDEESIILITDLNLTKEQCIDFTEKLKDKNAKLFLLDHHQSGAECASEFDWYFLDSSRCATKITYDFFANMLGKNKELELFSDVVNSVDIWLKESKHFEMGKVCLGLVANAKDINKVMFENENNLYMFHLLENARKFFNDKNDYIGLDMAIHGIKKDFFKQDKDETLSNLISNYVVTLLSKNRENLTIQYKEFKGILTYNIGNTSVIGNDFLVANPDYDFFLDITNKKTMSFRANGKVDVSLMAKNLVGGGGHVNASGGLFAGFKDSFDYQIIKEQVTELINKKTQE comes from the coding sequence ATGAAATTTTTTCACCTCTCTCATACTGATTTAGATGGATATGGAGCACAATTTATAACAAAATACTATTTTAAAGATGTTATTTATTCAAACTCAAATTACGGAAGAGAGATAGATGATAAATTTAATACGATATTATCAAAACTAACAGATGAAGAAAGCATTATTTTAATAACAGATTTAAACTTAACAAAAGAGCAATGTATAGATTTTACAGAAAAGTTAAAAGACAAAAACGCAAAATTATTTTTACTAGACCATCACCAAAGCGGTGCAGAATGTGCTTCTGAGTTTGATTGGTATTTTTTAGATTCTAGCAGATGTGCTACAAAAATAACTTATGATTTTTTTGCGAATATGCTTGGTAAAAATAAAGAGTTAGAGCTTTTTAGTGATGTTGTAAACTCGGTTGATATATGGCTAAAAGAAAGCAAGCATTTTGAAATGGGAAAGGTATGTCTTGGACTTGTAGCAAATGCTAAGGATATAAATAAAGTAATGTTTGAAAATGAAAATAATCTTTATATGTTTCATCTTCTTGAAAATGCTAGAAAATTTTTCAATGATAAAAACGACTATATAGGTCTTGATATGGCTATACACGGAATAAAAAAAGATTTTTTTAAACAAGACAAAGATGAAACTTTAAGTAATTTAATATCAAATTATGTAGTAACCTTGCTAAGCAAAAACAGAGAGAATCTAACAATACAATATAAAGAATTTAAAGGGATACTAACTTACAATATAGGCAACACATCTGTTATAGGAAATGATTTTTTAGTTGCAAACCCTGATTATGATTTTTTCTTAGATATCACAAATAAAAAAACAATGAGTTTTAGAGCAAATGGAAAGGTAGATGTTAGCTTAATGGCTAAAAATCTAGTTGGTGGTGGCGGACATGTGAATGCCAGTGGTGGCTTATTTGCTGGTTTTAAAGATAGTTTTGATTATCAAATTATCAAAGAACAAGTAACTGAGCTAATAAATAAAAAAACACAGGAGTAA
- a CDS encoding tetratricopeptide repeat protein, with protein MIKKYLISICMIGIALIANDNFDKATEQFNAKDYKNAYLNFNKACKEGVKKACTMNAIMLFNGSGVKKDNAQAEQIFEKMCNENEFMACEKLGEMYAYGLTKNKQKDEEKTKALFKKSCDGGYKPACELVKE; from the coding sequence ATGATAAAAAAATATCTAATTAGTATATGCATGATTGGTATTGCATTAATTGCAAATGATAATTTTGACAAAGCAACAGAGCAATTTAATGCAAAAGATTATAAAAATGCGTATTTAAATTTTAATAAAGCTTGTAAAGAAGGTGTTAAAAAAGCTTGCACGATGAATGCTATAATGCTTTTTAATGGTAGCGGGGTTAAAAAAGATAATGCTCAAGCTGAGCAAATTTTTGAAAAAATGTGTAATGAAAATGAGTTTATGGCTTGTGAAAAACTTGGAGAAATGTATGCTTATGGACTCACAAAAAACAAACAAAAAGATGAAGAAAAAACAAAAGCACTTTTTAAAAAATCTTGTGATGGTGGATATAAACCAGCTTGTGAATTAGTAAAAGAATAA
- a CDS encoding aspartate carbamoyltransferase catalytic subunit — MYSYKRKDLLGTIDLSKEEILYFLDKAKEFKQLNLQDIKKSDSLRGKTTINAFFENSTRTRTSFEIAAKRLGADAVNFTASSSSVKKGETLIDTIKNMAAMKTDIIVIRHYSSGAAILAANNTEASIVNAGDGLNEHPSQSLLDLFTISEYNKKLDKSTTVAIIGDIARSRVARSNIWAMKTLGINVKLFAPAMMMPKDAEVFGCQICKNMEEACEGSDVIIMLRIQLERSDGDVAFPSSREYSKFFGLNKDRAKLANKNAIILHPGPINRGVEINSDVADSDCSVILNQVENGVAIRMAILHTLAQNRN; from the coding sequence ATGTATAGTTATAAACGCAAAGATTTATTAGGAACGATAGACCTTAGCAAAGAAGAAATACTATATTTTTTAGACAAGGCTAAAGAATTTAAACAGCTAAATTTACAAGATATAAAAAAATCAGATAGTTTAAGAGGGAAGACAACAATAAATGCTTTTTTTGAAAACTCAACTCGCACAAGAACATCTTTTGAAATAGCGGCAAAAAGACTTGGTGCAGATGCTGTTAATTTTACAGCATCAAGTTCTAGTGTAAAAAAAGGCGAAACTCTAATAGACACTATAAAAAATATGGCTGCTATGAAAACTGATATTATAGTCATAAGACATTATAGCTCAGGAGCTGCCATACTTGCAGCAAATAATACAGAAGCTAGCATAGTAAATGCTGGAGATGGTCTAAACGAACATCCGTCACAATCCCTGCTTGATCTTTTTACTATAAGCGAATACAACAAAAAGCTTGATAAAAGCACAACAGTTGCAATCATAGGAGATATAGCTAGATCAAGGGTAGCAAGATCAAATATATGGGCTATGAAAACACTGGGTATAAATGTAAAACTATTTGCCCCTGCTATGATGATGCCAAAAGATGCCGAAGTATTTGGTTGTCAAATTTGCAAAAACATGGAAGAGGCTTGTGAAGGAAGCGATGTTATAATAATGCTTAGGATCCAGCTAGAAAGGTCTGATGGCGATGTTGCATTTCCTAGCTCAAGAGAGTATTCTAAATTTTTTGGATTAAATAAAGATAGGGCAAAATTAGCAAATAAAAATGCAATAATACTACATCCAGGTCCAATAAATAGAGGAGTTGAGATAAACTCTGATGTGGCTGATTCTGATTGCTCTGTGATTTTAAATCAAGTTGAAAATGGTGTTGCTATAAGAATGGCAATCCTTCACACACTAGCCCAAAATAGGAACTAA
- a CDS encoding dihydroorotase, producing MKIAINNGLIINHDKTFKANVLIEDEKIVSVSNENFDADIQIDAKDKYVLPGLIDMHVHFRDPGYEYKDDIISGSRAAVAGGVTTCLPMANTNPVNDNASITKEMIRKAKECGLIDLLPIGAITKSLNGNELVEMGDMLEAGAVAFSDDGLPVSSSSVMRAALEYSKMFGSFCISHSEDCSLCRQGVMHEGKVSAVLGLKGMAREKEEISVSRDMLLAKLTGGHVHIAHVSSAYSLKIIQMAKQDGIKITCEATPHHFTFTDDEILQNKYDTNFKMSPPLREISDVKAIREGLKNGTIDVIATDHAPHHDDEKCVEFDKAPFGIIGLQTLIPLTLRLVDEGVISLEQMVALTSKNPANILNLKDKGEIKEGMLADIAIIDPNLEYIYDKKLNRSKSVNSPLMGKKLKGAAIKTIKSGRIVFDFFKEC from the coding sequence ATGAAAATAGCTATAAATAATGGACTAATTATAAATCATGATAAAACATTCAAAGCAAATGTACTAATAGAAGATGAAAAAATAGTATCAGTATCAAATGAAAATTTTGATGCAGATATACAAATAGATGCAAAAGATAAATATGTACTTCCAGGACTTATAGATATGCACGTACATTTTAGAGACCCTGGATATGAATACAAGGATGATATTATCTCTGGTTCTCGTGCAGCTGTTGCTGGTGGTGTTACAACTTGTCTTCCAATGGCAAATACAAATCCTGTAAATGACAATGCTTCAATAACAAAAGAGATGATTAGAAAAGCTAAAGAATGTGGACTTATAGACTTGCTTCCAATAGGTGCAATAACTAAAAGTTTAAACGGAAATGAATTAGTTGAAATGGGCGATATGCTTGAAGCTGGAGCGGTTGCTTTTAGTGATGATGGCTTACCTGTAAGTAGTTCAAGTGTAATGAGAGCAGCACTTGAATACTCAAAAATGTTTGGAAGTTTTTGTATATCTCATTCTGAGGATTGTTCGCTTTGTAGACAAGGTGTTATGCATGAAGGAAAAGTATCAGCAGTTCTTGGGCTTAAAGGGATGGCTAGAGAGAAAGAGGAAATTTCAGTTAGTAGAGATATGCTTTTAGCAAAACTTACCGGCGGTCATGTTCATATAGCACATGTTAGTTCGGCCTACTCGCTAAAAATCATACAGATGGCAAAACAAGATGGGATAAAAATAACCTGCGAAGCAACACCTCATCATTTTACTTTTACAGATGATGAAATTTTGCAAAACAAATACGACACAAATTTCAAAATGTCACCACCTTTAAGAGAGATAAGCGATGTAAAAGCTATAAGAGAAGGGCTAAAAAATGGCACGATAGATGTTATAGCAACAGATCATGCGCCACATCACGATGATGAAAAATGTGTTGAGTTTGACAAAGCACCATTTGGAATAATAGGACTTCAAACACTCATACCACTAACATTAAGGCTTGTTGACGAAGGAGTTATTAGCTTAGAACAAATGGTAGCACTAACCTCTAAAAATCCAGCAAATATTCTAAATCTAAAAGATAAAGGCGAGATAAAAGAAGGAATGTTGGCTGATATTGCTATAATAGATCCAAACTTAGAATACATATACGATAAAAAACTAAATCGTTCAAAATCAGTAAATTCACCACTAATGGGTAAAAAGCTAAAAGGTGCGGCTATAAAAACAATAAAAAGCGGACGTATAGTTTTTGATTTTTTCAAAGAGTGCTAG
- the galE gene encoding UDP-glucose 4-epimerase GalE, with product MNILITGGAGYIGSHTLKAFLKENKHNITVIDNLSKGSKKAIDTLLGVGKFDFIKANLEDDLSEIFAKGKFDAIIHFAAFIEVFESTKDPLKYYLNNTANVAKILRYCKDFGVDKFVFSSTAAVYGEPDVAEVSEKDNTLPINPYGMSKLMSEKIIQDYAISNKNFRFAILRYFNVAGADEDGLLGQNYPNATHLIKIATQTALKKRDNMAIFGSDYDTKDGTCIRDYIHVNDLAEAHLSALEYIQNNSSEIFNVGYGKGFSVKEVINKVKEVSGVDFKVLDNPRRDGDPAILIAKSEKIKTLTGWKPKRDNLELIIKTALEWERKI from the coding sequence ATGAATATATTAATAACGGGTGGGGCAGGGTATATAGGAAGCCATACTTTAAAGGCTTTTTTAAAAGAAAATAAGCATAATATTACGGTGATAGATAATTTATCAAAGGGTTCGAAAAAAGCTATTGATACTTTACTTGGTGTTGGAAAGTTTGATTTTATAAAGGCAAATTTGGAAGATGATTTGAGTGAAATTTTTGCTAAAGGTAAATTTGATGCAATTATTCATTTTGCTGCCTTTATAGAGGTTTTTGAAAGCACAAAAGACCCACTTAAATATTATCTTAACAATACAGCAAATGTTGCTAAGATTTTAAGGTATTGTAAGGATTTTGGTGTGGATAAGTTTGTGTTTAGTTCAACTGCTGCCGTTTATGGAGAACCAGATGTTGCCGAAGTAAGCGAAAAAGATAACACTTTACCTATAAATCCATACGGCATGAGTAAATTAATGAGCGAAAAAATCATACAAGATTATGCTATTTCAAATAAAAATTTTAGATTTGCCATTTTAAGGTATTTTAATGTTGCGGGTGCTGATGAAGATGGCTTGCTTGGACAAAACTACCCAAATGCAACACACCTTATAAAAATAGCCACTCAAACAGCTTTAAAAAAACGAGATAATATGGCTATATTTGGAAGTGATTATGATACTAAAGATGGCACTTGCATAAGAGATTATATCCATGTAAATGATCTAGCTGAAGCTCATTTAAGCGCTTTAGAATATATACAAAACAATTCAAGTGAGATTTTTAATGTCGGATATGGTAAGGGTTTTAGTGTAAAAGAGGTTATAAATAAAGTAAAAGAGGTGAGTGGGGTTGATTTTAAAGTTCTTGATAATCCAAGAAGAGATGGAGACCCAGCCATACTTATAGCAAAATCAGAAAAGATAAAAACTCTTACTGGCTGGAAACCAAAAAGAGATAATCTTGAATTAATTATAAAAACAGCTTTGGAATGGGAGAGAAAGATATAG
- a CDS encoding thiamine phosphate synthase — translation MFELIYVTNRHLSDDFLDDVKFVLETKKPDFILLREKDLDDVLYKKLSKEILDILKKYKTKLIAHTNFRIALDLNIQNIHFSFYDFKKNIDIIDKFKKVGVSIHSIDELLEVQKYGVDYVIAGHIFDTKSHKDEKPRGTQFLEEICQNSKIKVYAIGGINFENLDIIMQTKASGACMMRCMLDISKKDSNEYINNGWGRVYRKPYFKGFFKRK, via the coding sequence ATGATTTTTTAGATGATGTAAAGTTTGTGCTTGAAACAAAAAAACCAGATTTTATATTGCTTAGAGAGAAGGATTTGGATGATGTTTTGTATAAAAAACTTTCAAAAGAGATTTTGGATATTTTAAAAAAATATAAAACAAAACTTATAGCTCATACAAATTTTAGGATTGCTTTGGATTTAAATATACAAAATATTCACTTTTCTTTTTATGATTTTAAAAAAAATATAGATATTATAGATAAATTTAAAAAAGTTGGTGTTTCTATCCATTCTATTGATGAGCTTTTGGAGGTTCAAAAATATGGTGTTGATTATGTAATAGCTGGTCATATATTTGATACTAAAAGCCATAAAGATGAAAAACCAAGAGGGACTCAGTTTTTAGAAGAAATTTGTCAAAATAGCAAGATAAAAGTATATGCAATAGGTGGAATAAACTTTGAAAATTTAGATATTATTATGCAAACAAAAGCAAGTGGTGCTTGCATGATGAGATGTATGCTTGATATAAGTAAAAAGGATAGTAATGAATATATTAATAACGGGTGGGGCAGGGTATATAGGAAGCCATACTTTAAAGGCTTTTTTAAAAGAAAATAA